CAACCTGGAGGCCTACTGGGACGCGGTGAGTCAGGTGGATTGTATGGAGGATTATTGAGGGCTGGAAACGTGCTTCTCGCCGGGTGGCGGCTACGCCTTACCCGGCCTGCACAACATTTTTAACGCTTACGCACATCCGGAATGATCAAATCCCCGCGCAGCACGTACGACCCGAGCATTTGTGTTTTTTCCGTCAACCAGCTCACGATGCGCGCCGCCATGGCGTCCATGGAATACTCAATGGCCGGGATCACCGGAATGCCCGGCAGATGCAGCGATCCGGCAAGGCTGAAGACCATGATGTCCTCCGGCACCGATTTATTAAACGCCTGCAACTGCGGGATCACCCGCTGCGCTTCCTGTTCGTCCGCCACCAGTAACGCGTTGAAATTCAGCGTGCTGGCGTTATTCAGCAGCTCCTGCAGCGCCACGGACGAGGAGGTCGCGTCCATAAACACGAGGTTGCGGTTGAAGGGCAGGAAATTTTTCTCCAGCGCATGTTTGTAGCCCAGCAGCACCTGATCGGCAAAGCCGCTACCGTGCGGATGGATAAGGGCAATCTGGCGGCGTCCCTGGCTGGTAAGGTAGTTACAGGCGGTCTCGGCGGCGAAGGCGTGATCGAACTGGATGCTGTTGGGATTTTCTGAGCCCATACAGTCAACCAGGATGACGTTATCCATGTCGATATCCAGTGGAAAACGCGCGCCAATCACCAGAATGTCATCGCAAAGCCCACAGGAGAGCTCTTCCAGGGCATGCAGCACATCCGCTTTGCTATGGGCGAAGCGCAGCAGCAGGTGTTTTTGATGCTGGCTGAGCTGTTTTTCCAGCGCGTAGAGATAACCGGTCGTCTGGTTAATATTCTCCTGCGCGCAAATCACCCCGATACACCCCGTCGACTGGCTCAGCAGCGACTGCGCAATCACATTGGGCCGGTAGTTCAGTTCATCTACCGCTTTCAGAACGGCCTGACGGCTGGCTTCCTTTACGCCACGCGACCCACTCAACACTCGCGATACCGTGGCTTTCGACACCCCGGCAAGACGTGATACATCATTGATTGTCGACATCTTTTTCCCCTGACAGGCTTACCTCGCGCCTGCAAAATCCATTACCGCTACGGCTCACATTATAGCCAGAAGGGAGTATATCCGTTTCCGTTTTCCATGGAAACCGATTTTCCGTTTCCACTCAAAATGATGTCAAAACAGCCAAATTTTGTGACGCGCATCGGGTTAATTAGCCTCATATATAAGGGATCTTGATGGTTGTCACACTTCTGTCTTTTATAAATGGAAACCGGTTTCCATCTGATATCCAATCATCATCGCAATATCTATTTACATTTTGAGGATGGTTGTCGATGTTCAAGATTATGCTCTGCTGCTCTGCCGGGATGTCCACCAGCCTGCTGGTCAGCAAAATGGTCGATGTGGCGAAAGAACGCGGTTTGCCGGTGAAGATTGATGCGTACGGCGTTTCCGAATTTGATACGCAGTTTCCGCAATATCAGGTGGTGCTTCTCGGACCGCAAGTGAAATACATGTTACAGACACTCTCAGACAAGGCGGCCACGAAAGGCATTCCGGTCCAGCCCATCGATATGATGGACTACGGCATGCAACGTGGCGATAAAGTACTGGACTATGCTCTGTCGCTCATCGAAGCGGCACACTAAAAGGTGTTCACATGAGTTCGTTATATCAATCCATGGTCGCGGTGATTGAGCAGTCAATTACCCCGCTGGCCGCGAAGCTCGGTCAGCAGAAGTATGTGATTGCCATCCGCGACGGCTTTACCGCCGCGCTGCCGTTTATGATCATCGGCTCGTTTATGCTGGTGTTCATCTTCCCGCCGTTCTCGGCGGATACCACCAACAGCTTTGCCCGCGGCTGGC
This region of Enterobacter cloacae complex sp. R_G8 genomic DNA includes:
- a CDS encoding LacI family DNA-binding transcriptional regulator: MSTINDVSRLAGVSKATVSRVLSGSRGVKEASRQAVLKAVDELNYRPNVIAQSLLSQSTGCIGVICAQENINQTTGYLYALEKQLSQHQKHLLLRFAHSKADVLHALEELSCGLCDDILVIGARFPLDIDMDNVILVDCMGSENPNSIQFDHAFAAETACNYLTSQGRRQIALIHPHGSGFADQVLLGYKHALEKNFLPFNRNLVFMDATSSSVALQELLNNASTLNFNALLVADEQEAQRVIPQLQAFNKSVPEDIMVFSLAGSLHLPGIPVIPAIEYSMDAMAARIVSWLTEKTQMLGSYVLRGDLIIPDVRKR
- a CDS encoding PTS sugar transporter subunit IIB yields the protein MFKIMLCCSAGMSTSLLVSKMVDVAKERGLPVKIDAYGVSEFDTQFPQYQVVLLGPQVKYMLQTLSDKAATKGIPVQPIDMMDYGMQRGDKVLDYALSLIEAAH